From Microbacterium sp. LWH11-1.2, one genomic window encodes:
- a CDS encoding bifunctional 2-methylcitrate synthase/citrate synthase: MTEPDIKKGLAGVVVDTTAISKVNPETNSLLYRGYPVQELAATQPFEAVAYLLWNGELPTAEELAAFRVTERSNRALSPVVKDAIDRLPLDSHPMDEVRTAVSVIGAIETAGIANVLDAVGTPEENLERSLTLFAALPAIVSYGQRRRRGLEPLEPRDDLDYAANFLWLTFGEEPEPAVVDAFNRSMILYAEHSFNASTFTARVITSTLSDLYSAVVGAIGALKGPLHGGANEAVMHIFDEIGTADRVGGWLDAALAEKRKIMGFGHRVYKRGDSRVPTMKAALDSLVAHYDRPDVAELYETLESEFVSRKGIYPNLDYPSGPAYNLIGFDTLTFTPLFVAARITGWTAHIIEQQSSNALIRPLSAYDGPDERHIEEYVPDTAAIDVLERPEEAAG; this comes from the coding sequence ATGACCGAGCCGGACATCAAGAAGGGCCTCGCGGGGGTCGTGGTCGACACGACCGCGATCTCGAAGGTCAATCCCGAGACGAACAGCCTGCTCTACCGGGGATACCCGGTGCAGGAGCTGGCCGCGACGCAGCCCTTCGAGGCGGTCGCGTACCTGCTCTGGAACGGGGAGCTGCCCACGGCCGAGGAGCTGGCGGCGTTCCGCGTCACCGAGCGCTCGAACCGCGCGCTCTCGCCGGTGGTCAAGGACGCGATCGACCGGCTGCCGCTGGACTCGCATCCGATGGACGAGGTGCGCACGGCGGTGAGCGTCATCGGCGCCATCGAGACCGCGGGCATCGCCAACGTCCTCGACGCGGTCGGAACTCCGGAGGAGAACCTGGAGCGCAGCCTGACCCTGTTCGCCGCGCTTCCCGCGATCGTGTCGTACGGTCAGCGTCGTCGCCGGGGCCTGGAGCCGCTCGAGCCGCGCGATGACCTCGACTACGCGGCGAACTTCCTCTGGCTCACGTTCGGCGAAGAGCCCGAGCCGGCCGTCGTCGACGCGTTCAACCGCTCGATGATCCTCTACGCGGAGCACTCCTTCAACGCCTCCACGTTCACGGCACGGGTGATCACCTCCACGCTGAGCGACCTGTACTCCGCGGTCGTCGGCGCCATCGGCGCGCTCAAGGGGCCGCTGCACGGCGGGGCGAACGAGGCGGTCATGCACATCTTCGACGAGATCGGCACCGCCGACCGGGTCGGGGGGTGGCTCGACGCCGCGCTGGCCGAGAAGCGCAAGATCATGGGCTTCGGGCACCGCGTGTACAAGCGCGGCGACTCGCGGGTGCCGACCATGAAGGCGGCGCTCGACTCCCTCGTCGCGCACTACGACCGGCCGGATGTCGCCGAGCTGTACGAGACGCTGGAGAGCGAGTTCGTCTCCCGCAAGGGCATCTACCCGAACCTCGACTACCCCTCGGGTCCCGCGTACAACCTCATCGGGTTCGACACCCTGACGTTCACTCCGCTCTTCGTCGCCGCTCGCATCACCGGCTGGACCGCGCACATCATCGAGCAGCAGTCGTCGAACGCGCTGATCCGTCCGCTGTCGGCCTACGACGGCCCGGATGAGCGCCACATCGAGGAGTACGTGCCCGACAC